Proteins found in one Clostridia bacterium genomic segment:
- a CDS encoding CooT family nickel-binding protein, whose amino-acid sequence MCEANVYLKKGQEEILLVENVDRVVPQEDGILLEDIFGRRKLVRAKIKEMTLVDHKIFLEEV is encoded by the coding sequence ATGTGTGAAGCCAATGTATACTTGAAGAAAGGGCAAGAAGAAATATTGTTGGTCGAAAATGTTGACCGAGTAGTGCCTCAAGAAGATGGTATCCTTCTGGAGGATATTTTTGGCCGGCGTAAGCTGGTGCGAGCCAAAATCAAGGAAATGACTTTGGTCGACCACAAGATCTTTCTTGAGGAAGTGTGA
- a CDS encoding DUF2905 domain-containing protein, translating into MPPLWDSMAKSIVAIGIGLIALGLIMWALARLGIPGKLPGDILVRKGNFTIYFPIVSCLLLSLILTLLFNVFFRR; encoded by the coding sequence ATGCCACCGCTGTGGGATTCCATGGCCAAGAGCATAGTAGCGATAGGGATTGGCTTAATCGCGCTAGGGCTGATTATGTGGGCATTGGCTCGACTAGGAATTCCAGGTAAACTTCCTGGGGACATCTTGGTTCGAAAAGGGAATTTTACGATCTATTTTCCCATAGTTAGTTGCCTACTGCTAAGCTTGATCTTGACTTTACTTTTTAATGTTTTCTTCCGTCGCTAG
- a CDS encoding YebC/PmpR family DNA-binding transcriptional regulator: MSGHSKWANIKFRKAKVDAERGKLFTKLGREIIVAAKLGGGDPESNFRLKAAIQRAREANMPNENIQRAIAKGTGGMEGSDYEEIIYEGYGPAGVAVMLRLLTDNRNRTAAEIRHLFSRYGGSLGESGCVAWMFSRKGSLTVDLAATSIDKDEVILEAIEAGAEDVQEDDNIVQVITLPEDLQEIREKLEQKGIPVQQAELAMVPQTTIPIADVSTAQQVLRFMDALEDHDDVQAVWANFDIPEKTMHLISDSA, encoded by the coding sequence GTGTCAGGGCACTCAAAGTGGGCCAATATAAAATTCCGCAAGGCCAAAGTTGATGCCGAGCGAGGCAAATTATTTACGAAGCTTGGGCGGGAGATTATAGTGGCAGCCAAATTGGGGGGAGGAGACCCTGAAAGCAATTTCCGCCTGAAGGCGGCTATCCAGAGGGCCCGCGAGGCCAATATGCCTAATGAGAATATCCAAAGGGCTATTGCCAAAGGAACCGGGGGCATGGAAGGAAGCGACTACGAAGAAATCATCTATGAGGGCTACGGGCCCGCTGGTGTAGCCGTGATGCTCAGGTTACTTACGGATAATCGTAACCGCACAGCGGCCGAAATTCGCCACCTTTTCAGCCGCTATGGCGGAAGCCTTGGCGAGAGCGGTTGCGTTGCTTGGATGTTCAGCCGCAAGGGCTCTTTGACCGTTGATCTGGCTGCTACCAGTATTGACAAGGACGAAGTCATACTGGAAGCCATTGAGGCTGGAGCTGAGGATGTCCAAGAGGATGATAATATTGTCCAGGTGATTACTTTACCGGAAGACCTGCAAGAGATAAGGGAAAAACTGGAGCAGAAGGGCATTCCAGTTCAGCAGGCGGAATTGGCCATGGTGCCACAGACTACTATACCGATTGCGGATGTTAGTACCGCCCAGCAAGTCCTGAGATTCATGGATGCTCTTGAGGATCATGATGATGTCCAAGCTGTTTGGGCCAATTTTGACATCCCCGAGAAAACTATGCACTTAATCAGCGACAGCGCATAG
- a CDS encoding DUF3842 family protein: MRIMVIDGQGGGIGKHLTEKIRKGLGPEVEIIAIGTNSVATSLMLRAGANDGATGENAVIQNADQVDFIVGSLAVIVAHSMLGELTPAMAEAVGKSKAKKILLPINRSGIEIVGTMAEPLPHLIDALVERLRKEMPHV; this comes from the coding sequence ATGCGGATTATGGTAATTGACGGCCAGGGAGGCGGAATTGGTAAGCACCTCACCGAGAAAATTCGCAAGGGACTCGGCCCTGAGGTTGAGATCATTGCCATCGGGACCAATTCAGTGGCAACTTCGCTCATGCTTAGGGCAGGTGCCAACGATGGAGCTACCGGTGAAAACGCAGTTATCCAGAATGCCGACCAGGTTGACTTTATTGTTGGCTCATTGGCTGTGATTGTGGCTCACTCCATGTTGGGGGAGCTAACACCAGCCATGGCTGAGGCTGTCGGTAAAAGCAAGGCCAAGAAAATCCTGCTTCCTATCAATCGCTCAGGCATTGAAATAGTTGGGACCATGGCCGAACCGTTGCCGCACCTTATTGATGCGCTGGTAGAAAGGCTGAGAAAGGAGATGCCCCATGTGTGA